From a single Photobacterium gaetbulicola Gung47 genomic region:
- a CDS encoding putative mutase (COG1015): MARFIVVVLDGFGIGEMPDVAESRPQDCGANTATKLLDHFPLKRLPTLEKLGLINTTGLTRSVMQPSPHANWGTAKLAHDGCDTFMGHQEIMGTQPKPPMIKPFQASIDSIEQALNQQGYPTERISRDSLQLLVVKGAVVIGDNLEADLGQVYNLTANFNHISFEEVKKIGQVVRGANAVSRNIAFGGFIPSMERIFHAIEIKKDQQGKPAYIGVNAPDSGAYDEGFQVVHLGYGVDAQVQVPHQLHQIGIHTYLYGKVADIVQNDSGTSYTSVVDTDEIFTLLLKDLDNHQGFFCANIQETDLSGHQQDPKRYWQVLEKADRGLAAVVDTLVASDVLIVMADHGNDPFIGHTKHTREQVPLMVYSPGITGVQVGYRNTLADIGASAAAFFGANPPESGCSLLAPLKLEKEPHSF; this comes from the coding sequence ATGGCTAGATTTATTGTCGTAGTACTCGATGGTTTTGGGATTGGGGAAATGCCCGATGTCGCAGAATCGCGGCCGCAAGACTGCGGTGCCAATACCGCCACCAAGCTGCTGGATCACTTCCCGTTAAAAAGACTACCTACGCTAGAAAAGCTCGGGCTCATCAATACTACCGGCTTGACACGTTCGGTGATGCAGCCCTCGCCTCATGCCAACTGGGGAACGGCTAAGCTAGCCCATGACGGGTGCGACACTTTTATGGGCCACCAAGAAATCATGGGAACGCAGCCCAAACCACCAATGATCAAGCCCTTCCAAGCCTCTATCGATAGCATTGAACAGGCGCTAAACCAACAAGGTTACCCAACAGAGCGTATCAGCCGGGATTCCCTGCAGTTACTGGTGGTAAAGGGCGCTGTGGTGATCGGCGACAACTTAGAAGCCGATCTCGGCCAAGTATACAACCTGACCGCAAATTTCAACCACATCAGCTTCGAAGAAGTAAAGAAGATCGGACAAGTTGTTCGCGGGGCAAATGCCGTCAGCCGCAATATTGCTTTTGGCGGTTTTATCCCATCGATGGAGCGCATCTTCCACGCGATTGAGATCAAAAAAGATCAACAGGGCAAGCCTGCCTATATCGGCGTCAATGCCCCCGACTCCGGTGCCTATGACGAAGGTTTTCAAGTGGTGCATTTGGGCTATGGCGTCGATGCCCAGGTCCAAGTTCCCCACCAGCTCCACCAAATCGGGATACATACCTACCTGTATGGCAAAGTGGCCGATATTGTCCAGAACGATTCAGGGACCTCGTACACCTCGGTGGTCGATACCGATGAGATATTTACTCTGCTACTTAAAGATCTCGACAACCACCAAGGCTTCTTCTGCGCCAATATCCAAGAAACGGATTTATCCGGACACCAGCAGGATCCCAAGCGCTATTGGCAGGTATTGGAAAAAGCCGATCGCGGCTTAGCCGCAGTGGTAGATACCCTCGTCGCCAGTGACGTTCTGATTGTCATGGCCGATCACGGCAATGACCCCTTCATCGGCCATACCAAACATACCCGAGAACAAGTCCCCTTGATGGTATACAGCCCAGGGATCACCGGAGTTCAAGTGGGATACCGAAACACCCTCGCGGACATCGGCGCCAGTGCCGCTGCATTTTTCGGCGCGAATCCCCCCGAGTCGGGATGCTCGCTACTGGCACCGCTCAAACTCGAAAAGGAGCCGCACTCCTTCTAA